A region of the Spirochaeta cellobiosiphila DSM 17781 genome:
ACATAGGTAACACTTTTAGCATGGTATCGTTACACTTTGGAGGTGTTTCGGTGCCCTGGATGGAGAAAAAAACTATGGATCTGAAAGAGGAATTTATTCTAAGAGCACAAAAAGGGCAACAAAGCTTTAGTTCTTTATGAGAACAAAACAAAAGGATTGAACAGTGGAAAAATGAGGGAACAAGACAAAACACTGATTACTCAAGATTATCCATAGGACTGACAATACCTAATTTGTTTTTTCGGCTACATGAGTATAATTGGAGTGTCCTAGAAAACTCTTGGACGGATCGTATATCGTACCCTGCTTCGATCGATTACTCCTGAGGGCAATAGGGTTAAGCGATCTTTGCCCCCCTTCCCTTTTCTCACTGTTACTATTTTTTTCTCAAAATCCAAATCTTTTATACGTAGATTAAAGTATTCTTTTAATCGTAAACCTCCTCCATATATTGCATTCAATGCCTGACGGTTTTCTGGGAGGCCTAGTTTAGAATTGTATGATTTGTTGAATCTTCTGACCCATGTGGAAAAGTATGGGATGTTCTGTTGTTTTATTTTGAGATTATTCTTAAGGTAGTATTGGTATGGTCCTCTGAACAATTGTTTATATTGTTAATGCCTATTGATTTTTTAACTTTGATTGTGGATTTGGGTATAAAATGGTGATTATTTTGTAGTTTTTAGGATTTTATTTGATCATGGGAAAAGGTGTGATGTAATATGTTATGTGGAAAATGGGTAACAAGAGGAAAATATGGAAATTATTGAAGTATTAAAAAATGAATATATCTCAATTGTTTTTGGAGGTCTTGGTGGAGTAACAATGGCTTTCTTAACTCAAAAAATACTCAATAAACGTGGTGTATTTCGATATTATGTTAATCATAATAAAATCGGTGTTTCAGCTCAAGATTCAGTATTTGGCAATGTTAAAGTTGAATGGAATGATACTCCAGTTGAGAATCTTTATCTTTCTACTTTAGAATTAAAAAATGAAAGTCTAAATGATTATGAAAATGTTGTGATAAAGACATATACCAATGATACATTATAACGGTCTAACTTTTTTAAACAGGATATTCTGAAAATTAAGTCCACTCCTGTACATATAAATGTATAATAGGAGATGCTATGGGCAGAAGAAAGAAGTATGATAATGCGTTTAAGTTAAAGGTAGCTTTAGAAGCTATTAAAGAAGAAATTACAGTCAGTGAAATAGCTAGTAATTATGAAATCCATCCCCAGCAAGTACGGCAATGGAAGCGAGAGTTTTTAGTAAATGCAGAATCTGTATTTCAAAAAGATAACGTCGATAAGAAGAAAGTTGAAGAGCTTGAAACTGAAAAAGAAGATCTTCAAAATTTAATAGGACAACAGACTATTCAAATCAATTTCTTAAAAAAAAACTTGAAAAAGTTGAACATCGATTGAAGGTGACTATGGTATCTAAAGATGAAAATCTATCACTTTCAAAACAGTGTGATTTGCTAAATATTAATCGTTCAAGGATATATTATACTCCAAGAACAAAGTCCAACGAAGACCATACAATAATGCGACTTATTGATGCCCTATACCAAGAAAACCCATGTATGGGTAGTAGGCGACTGAGTAAAGAGATTTCTAAGTCCAATGGTATTAAACTGGGTAGGCTTAGAGCTCGTAGATTGATGAGAGAAATGTGTATAAGCGCGATATATCCTAAGAAAAACCTCTCAGCACCTGATTCCGAGCATAAAATCTATCCATATTTACTTAGGAATTTAAGGATAGAAAGACCTAACCAAGTATGGTCTACAGATATTACATATATTCCTCTTTCTGGTGGATTTGTATATCTTACAGCAGTTATAGATTGGTATAGTCGAAAGGTCTTAACCTGGAACATATCAAATACAATGGATGTTGGCTTTTGTAATCTATAGTAGTTGCAGCAATTGATAAATATGGTACTCCTGAAATATTTAACACAGATCAGGGGGCTCAATATACAAGTAAAGAGTTTACAGATTTACTGAAAGATAATGAGATTAAAATTAGTATGGATGGTAAAGGACGAGCACTTGATAATGTTTTTGTTGAAAGGTTATGGAGATCTGTTAAACAGGAAGATGTATACCTAAAAGAATACAGAGATATTAGAGATGCCAAAAGACATCTAACTAAGTATTTTGAGTACTATAATAAAAGGAGAAGACATCAAGCTTTAGATGATGAATTCCCAGAAGATATTTATTATGGCAGAGTTAAACTAGTAGCTGCATAATGACGGATGTGAATTTAATTAGGCTAGATACCTGTTGGATTAATTAGACCACTATAAGCAAAAGGAATTAGAGATTTATATGGCGGATAAGTTTCCATATTATCATTTTGCTAGGTTTGGATTGTTTTATTGTAGAAGAAATGAGGGAAGGCAGTAGAACAAACATTTGCTACGGATTTGCCTATGTCACAATTATTGCTGTTCGCAGAAATGGGTGTTTTAAAGATCAGTCTTTGCATTGAGGGAAATTCCGTTGAAAATTCGATTTTTATGGGACTTCCTCATTAAAAAAAGAAAAATTTACCCATTTTTTATCTACTCCTTTGGCATTCTTTAAAATTTTATTCGCTGTCCTGTTTAGGAGCAGGCCGTAATATTCAGTCATGTAGCTTGTAGCCACTCTGAAAGACCTGAAGAACGGTAGGTTTCTTAATCTCGGAAGACTCTTCCATCATCAGGGCTTCATGTTGATTGGGATCATAAGGTTTACCCTCAGCCTGAAGTTTTTCCAGAGAATATTTGGATGAAAGCATAGAAGAAAACTGCTGCTCAATCATGATAATTCCATCATGAAAGGACTGCAGATCTCCCGAATCCGCACCGGATTGAATAGCTTTTCAATGTTATTCACCACTTCCACAAGATCTGAAAGAAGTTTTGAATTACCGTATTTAATTGTATCTTCTTTTTCTCGAAGCATACGTTTGCGGGAATTCTCATAATCAGCCTGCTTACGAAGGTATTGATCCTTCAGATTCCTGCTGTTCCGCTATTTCTTCCGCCGCAGCGGTTTAATCCTGGACA
Encoded here:
- a CDS encoding tyrosine-type recombinase/integrase; protein product: MNAIYGGGLRLKEYFNLRIKDLDFEKKIVTVRKGKGGKDRLTLLPSGVIDRSRVRYTIRPRVF
- a CDS encoding DDE-type integrase/transposase/recombinase, which produces MVSKDENLSLSKQCDLLNINRSRIYYTPRTKSNEDHTIMRLIDALYQENPCMGSRRLSKEISKSNGIKLGRLRARRLMREMCISAIYPKKNLSAPDSEHKIYPYLLRNLRIERPNQVWSTDITYIPLSGGFVYLTAVIDWYSRKVLTWNISNTMDVGFCNL
- a CDS encoding transposase, with the protein product MGRRKKYDNAFKLKVALEAIKEEITVSEIASNYEIHPQQVRQWKREFLVNAESVFQKDNVDKKKVEELETEKEDLQNLIGQQTIQINFLKKNLKKLNID
- a CDS encoding transposase, encoding MDKYGTPEIFNTDQGAQYTSKEFTDLLKDNEIKISMDGKGRALDNVFVERLWRSVKQEDVYLKEYRDIRDAKRHLTKYFEYYNKRRRHQALDDEFPEDIYYGRVKLVAA